In Brachypodium distachyon strain Bd21 chromosome 2, Brachypodium_distachyon_v3.0, whole genome shotgun sequence, one genomic interval encodes:
- the LOC100839604 gene encoding WD repeat-containing protein 55: MEAPHEDTPFDLAFHPTSPLVATSLITGELHLFRYAEGLQPERLFAVKTHEESCRAVRFVDSGTVLLTGSADKSIVASDVETGKSIARLEDAHAEGVNRLVCLTETTVASGDDDGCIKVWDTRKRTICNSFECHEDYISDMIYVSDSNQILATSGDGTLSVNSLRSNKVKSQSEFSEDELLSLVVMKNGQKVVCGTPSGALLLYSWGHFKDCSDRFLGHTQAVDTMLKLDEETLISGSSDGVIRLVGILPNKIIQPLAEHSEYPIEALAFSNDRKYLGSISHDKILKLWDMEELLSGPQLHDNELAEANVADHHDEVAAANGDGSDDDEMDVDVEPSASNGSRSKKKGKGKSSNGLAPDFFADL; encoded by the exons ATGGAGGCTCCGCACGAGGACACGCCCTTCGACCTCGCCTTCCACCCCACCTCACCCCTCGTCGCCACCTCCCtcatcaccggcgagctccacCT GTTCCGGTATGCTGAGGGGTTGCAGCCAGAGAG GTTGTTTGCGGTAAAAACGCACGAGGAGTCATGTAGGGCTGTTCGCTTCGTGGACTCGGGAACTG TGCTTTTGACGGGATCAGCTGATAAATCAATTGTTGCTTCCGATGTAGAAACAGGCAAATCCATTGCCCGTTTGGAGGATGCACATGC TGAGGGCGTAAACCGCCTTGTCTGCCTTACTGAAACTACAGTGGCTTCAGGTGACGATGATGGTTGCATTAAG GTGTGGGATACTCGGAAACGAACAATCTGCAACTCTTTTGAGTGCCATGAAGATTACATATCAGACATGATCTATGTCTCTGACTCAAATCAAATATTGGCAACAAG TGGTGATGGGACTTTATCTGTAAACAGTCTTCGTAGCAACAAA GTAAAGTCACAATCTGAATTTTCAGAAGATGAATTGCTATCTTTGGTGGTAATGAAG AATGGCCAGAAAGTTGTTTGTGGGACTCCAAGTGGAGCTCTATTGTTGTATTCATGGGGACATTTTAAGGACTGCAG TGACCGCTTTCTGGGGCACACACAGGCTGTTGATACGATGTTGAAG CTGGATGAAGAAACTCTGATATCTGGTTCATCAGATGGTGTGATCAG ATTAGTGGGTATCTTACCTAATAAGATAATACAGCCACTAGCGGAGCATTCAGAATACCCAATTGAGGCCCTCG CTTTCTCAAACGATAGGAAGTATCTAGGCAGCATTTCACATGACAAAATACTGAAg CTCTGGGACATGGAAGAACTCTTGAGTGGTCCGCAGTTGCATGACAACGAATTGGCCGAAGCCAACGTTGCCGATCATCACGACGAAGTGGCTGCAGCGAACGGTGACGGCAGCGATGATGATGAGATGGATGTGGACGTTGAGCCAAGCGCTTCAAATG gATCAAGGAGTAAGAAGAAAGGCAAGGGCAAGAGTTCAAACGGACTCGCACCAGACTTCTTTGCAGATTTGTAG
- the LOC100839912 gene encoding serine/threonine protein kinase OSK1 yields MDAAGRDANPLKGYRIGKTLGIGSFGKVKIAEHIITGHKVAIKILNRRKIKSMEMEEKVKREIKILRLFMHPHIIRLYEVIDTPADIYVVMEYVKSGELFDYIVEKGRLQEEEARRFFQQIISGVEYCHRNMVVHRDLKPENLLLDSKCNVKIADFGLSNVMRDGHFLKTSCGSPNYAAPEVISGKLYAGPEVDVWSCGVILYALLCGTLPFDDENIPNLFKKIKGGIYTLPSHLSPLARDLIPRMLVVDPMKRITIREIREHSWFKARLPRYLAVPPPDTAQQIKKLDDETLNDVIKMGFDKIQLTESLQKRLQNEATVAYYLLLDNKLRTTSGYLGAEYQESMDSSFSQISPETPNSASEARQFGSPAFGLRQHFAAERKWALGLQSRAHPREIITEVLKALQELNVCWKKIGHYNMKCRWNPGFVENMMHNNHGFGVESAIIESDDLSEKSTHIVKFEIQLYKTRDEKYLLDLQRVSGPQLLFLDLCSAFLTQLRVL; encoded by the exons ATGGACGCAGCCGGCAGAGATGCAAACCCATTGAAAGGCTACCGCATCGGCAAAACCTTGGGCATTGGGTCCTTTGGCAAAGTGAAGATCGCGGAGCATATAATTACAGGCCACAAGGTGGCAATCAAGATCCTCAATCGCCGGAAAATCAAAAGCATGGAGATGGAAGAGAAAG TGAAAAGAGAAATCAAGATCCTGAGATTATTTATGCATCCCCATATCATACGGCTTTATGAGGTGATAGATACACCAGCTGATATATATGTTGTTATGGAGTATGTCAAATCTGGAGAGTTGTTTGATTACATTGTCGAGAAGGGAAGGttgcaagaggaggaagctcGTCGCTTTTTCCAGCAA ATTATATCTGGTGTGGAATATTGCCATAGAAATATGGTGGTTCACCGTGATCTGAAGCCAGAGAACCTTCTGTTGGATTCGAAATGCAATGTTAAGATTGCAGATTTTGGCTTAAGTAATGTTATGCGTGATGGTCACTTTCTGAAGACTAGTTGTGGTAGCCCGAATTATGCAGCACCCGAG GTGATATCAGGTAAACTATATGCTGGCCCTGAAGTTGATGTTTGGAGCTGTGGTGTTATTCTTTATGCTCTTCTTTGTGGTACTCTTCCATTTGATGATGAGAATATACCAAACCTTTTTAAGAAAATAAAG GGTGGAATATACACCCTTCCTAGTCACTTGTCTCCTTTAGCAAGAGATTTAATCCCCAGAATGCTGGTCGTTGATCCTATGAAGAGGATCACCATACGTGAAATCCGTGAACATTCGTGGTTCAAAGCTCGACTTCCACGCTATTTGGCTGTGCCTCCTCCAGACACTGCACAGCAAATTAAAAAG CTGGATGATGAAACTCTTAATGATGttatcaagatgggatttgatAAGATTCAGCTAACTGAGTCTCTTCAAAAGAGATTGCAAAATGAG GCCACAGTTGCATATTATTTACTCTTGGACAATAAGCTTCGTACAACCAGCGGCTACCTTGGAGCTGAGTATCAAGAATCGATG GATTCATCTTTCTCTCAAATTTCCCCTGAAACACCAAATTCTGCATCTGAAGCTCGGCAGTTTGGTTCTCCTGCATTTGGCTTGAGGCAACATTTTGCAGCCGAGAGAAAATGGGCTCTTGGTCTCCAG TCTCGAGCACATCCACGAGAAATTATAACCGAAGTGCTTAAAGCTCTTCAAGAGCTAAATGTTTGCTGGAAGAAGATTGGGCACTATAACATGAAGTGCAGGTGGAATCCTGGCTTTGTCGAGAATATGATGCATAACAACCATGGCTTCGGTGTGGAGTCTGCCATAATTGAAAGTGATGACCTCAGTGAGAAGTCAACCCACATTGTGAAGTTTGAAATCCAG CTTTACAAAACAAGGGATGAGAAATATCTTCTGGACTTGCAAAGGGTTAGTGGACCACAGCTCCTGTTTCTGGACCTGTGTTCTGCCTTTCTAACTCAGCTGAGAGTCCTTTGA
- the LOC100840214 gene encoding LOW QUALITY PROTEIN: heat stress transcription factor A-4d-like (The sequence of the model RefSeq protein was modified relative to this genomic sequence to represent the inferred CDS: inserted 2 bases in 1 codon), with translation MESCQSSQGGGGGPPPFLIKTYEMVEDPATNRVVSWGPGGASFVVWDPPEFSRDMLPKYFKHNNFSSFIRQLNTYGFRKIDPERWEFGNEDFVRGHMHLLKNIHRRKPVHSHSLQNQANGPLAEAERRDLEDEISRLKHEKSVLLADLQRQAQQQCGINWHMQSLEDRLVVMEQRQENVVAYLGDILQRRRGTVSGSVLLETDHFSKKRRVPRIDFFAQEPAVEEQRVPYLPAMVAETPGVLPPVSGANAEPFEKMELALVSLEKLFQRAGNYAPYEDVYNAAAAPSSALALGNLQAAPMEGSINLQPSAELAEPPGYSQSPVLPSAYIHEDMGKTITGVDMNSEASTSGTSQDETXTAETRVSHEPALSNDIFWERFLTETPQSDGKREKQESKEDVKIGVDCNWFNHRGNVDPMGHLASAEKA, from the exons ATGGAGAGCTGCCAATCGTCgcagggcggcggaggaggaccgCCGCCGTTCCTGATCAAGACCTACGAGATGGTGGAGGACCCGGCGACGAACCGCGTCGTGTCGTGGGGCCCCGGCGGCGCCAGCTTCGTTGTGTGGGACCCGCCCGAGTTCTCAAGGGACATGCTGCCCAAGTACTTCAAGCACAACAACTTCTCCAGCTTCATCAGGCAGCTCAACACCTAC GGTTTCCGAAAGATCGACCCGGAGCGTTGGGAGTTCGGCAATGAGGATTTCGTCCGGGGACACATGCACCTCCTGAAGAACATCCATCGGCGCAAGCCGGTGCACAGCCATTCGCTGCAGAACCAGGCCAACGGGCCACTGGCGGAGGCCGAAAGGCGTGACCTCGAGGACGAGATCAGCAGGCTCAAGCACGAGAAGAGCGTGCTCCTGGCAGACCTCCAGAGGCAGGCTCAGCAGCAGTGCGGCATCAACTGGCACATGCAGTCGCTGGAGGACaggttggtggtgatggagcAACGCCAGGAGAATGTTGTGGCTTACCTGGGCGACATCTTGCAGAGACGGCGAGGCACAGTTTCAGGCTCTGTGCTGTTGGAGACAGACCATTTCAGCAAGAAGAGGAGGGTTCCGAGGATCGATTTCTTCGCCCAGGAGCCTGCCGTCGAGGAACAGAGGGTGCCGTATCTGCCGGCAATGGTTGCCGAAACACCTGGGGTTCTTCCCCCGGTGAGCGGGGCAAATGCTGAGCCTTTTGAGAAGATGGAGCTGGCCTTGGTTTCCTTGGAGAAACTCTTCCAGAGGGCAGGCAACTATGCACCTTATGAAGACGTGTacaatgctgctgctgcacccaGCTCTGCTCTAGCTCTTGGAAATTTGCAGGCAGCACCAATGGAGGGTAGCATTAATCTACAGCCATCAGCTGAGCTTGCAGAACCACCAGGTTATTCTCAGAGTCCAGTGCTACCATCAGCATATATTCACGAAGATATGGGCAAGACGATAACTGGAGTTGATATGAACTCTGAGGCTAGCACCAGTGGCACTTCACAAGATGAAAC GACTGCCGAAACCAGAGTTTCCCATGAACCGGCTTTGTCAAACGATATATTCTGGGAGCGGTTTCTCACAGAGACTCCACAATCAGATGGTAAGAGAGAGAAACAAGAATCCAAGGAGGATGTCAAAATTGGCGTAGACTGCAACTGGTTCAATCACCGGGGCAATGTTGATCCAATGGGGCACCTGGCTTCAGCTGAGAAAGCCTGA
- the LOC100841027 gene encoding uncharacterized protein LOC100841027, translating into MEISLDAWVGVQRHGQDLADRLAQGFSGLLHLQPPQLGLLPWSPALPHKLVPFDIDLPVSVPFVGGAVDLPAVAVASFVEIGERLAGLGQAGSELGLSVGTAAQQLARQIPVPFRAKEGARRRKREAAAPPPPPARAVDEGEVGLALERAAESGLALDSVGGRGPLEVAAAAAAAATGIDAAATASGVGTGDADELDEEEDEFECEIGTLGRFKKAKGTVNVSAAYSTRHHTIDGSVVARGDIWRLESSRGGSTYGNNSAPLFLVQLGPLLFVRDSTLLLPINLSKQHLLWYGYDRKNGVHSLCPAVWSKHRKWLLMSMICLNPVACSFMDVQFPNGQFTYVAGEGITASGFFPLFGGLLQAHGKCPGETKLSFSFKSKQGTRFTPTFQWPDNSLSLGVDQALAWKKSDLMVRPSIQLSVCPTFGGTDPGIRAEFVHSLKDELNVMCGFSCSRHPSAFTSLSLGRSKWNGQVGSSGVVITMETPIGNMGRPSLTVELNGGLEF; encoded by the exons ATGGAGATCTCGCTGGACGCGTGGGTGGGCGTGCAGCGGCACGGGCAGGACCTGGCCGACCGCCTCGCGCAGGGCTTCTCgggcctcctccacctccagccgccgcagctcgGGCTCCTCCCGTGGTCTCCCGCGCTCCCGCACAAGCTCGTCCCCTTCGATATCGACCTCCCCGTCTCCGTCCCCTTCGTGGGTGGGGCCGTCGACCTCCCGGCCGTGGCCGTCGCGTCCTTCGTCGAGATCGGCGAGCGGCTCGCGGGGCTCGGGCAGGCCGGGTCCGAGCTCGGCCTCTCCGTCGGGACCGCCGCGCAGCAGCTGGCGCGGCAGATTCCGGTCCCGTTCCGCGCCAAGGAGGGCGCGCGGCGCCGGAAGCGGGAGGCtgcggctcctccgccgccgcccgcgcgcgcggtGGACGAGGGCGAGGTGGGACTCGCTCTGGAAAGGGCTGCCGAGAGCGGGCTAGCTTTGGATAGCGTCGGAGGCCGAGGACCCCTCGAGGTggcggctgctgccgcggccgcggccactGGAATTGATGCTGCAGCTACTGCGAGCGGGGTTGGGACCGGGGACGCGGATGAGttggatgaagaggaagatgagTTCGAATGCGAGATTGGGACTCTGGGGAGATTTAAGAAGGCTAAG GGCACTGTAAATGTCTCGGCAGCGTACAGTACGAGGCACCACACTATTGATGGTTCGGTAGTTGCACGTGGAGATATCTGGAGGTTAGAATCATCACGAGGTGGTTCAACTTATGGAAATAACAGTGCACCTCTTTTCCTTGTTCAATTGGGTCCTTTACTTTTTGTCCGAGACTCTACACTTCTTTTGCCTATTAATCTGTCAAAGCAGCACCTTCTTTGGTATGGTTATGATCGCAAG AATGGAGTGCACTCCTTATGTCCAGCTGTCTGGTCAAAACATAGAAAATGGTTGCTGATGTCCATGATTTGCCTCAACCCGGTAGCCTGT TCCTTCATGGATGTGCAATTTCCAAACGGGCAATTCACTTATGTTGCTGGTGAGGGGATAACCGCAAGTGGTTTTTTCCCATTATTTGGTGGATTGCTTCAAGCTCATGGAAAGTGTCCTGGAGAAACAAAACTGAGCTTCTCCTTCAAG AGCAAACAAGGCACAAGGTTTACACCTACATTTCAATGGCCTGACAATTCTCTTTCACTTGGAGTTGACCAAGCGCTAGCATGGAAAAAGTCTGACCTTATGGTGAGACCTAGCATCCAACTCAG TGTTTGCCCCACTTTTGGAGGAACTGATCCTGGCATACGGGCGGAGTTTGTCCACTCACTGAAGGATGAACTCAATGTAATGTGCGGCTTCTCTTGCTCAAGACATCCTTCGGCTTTCACATCTCTTTCT CTTGGGCGATCCAAGTGGAATGGCCAAGTCGGCAGTTCTGGTGTAGTAATCACCATGGAAACACCCATCGGCAACATGGGAAGGCCATCTTTGACTGTTGAACTGAACGGAGGCCTCGAGTTTTGA